TAAAAGTTTACCAAAATAAAGGTGACACTTTAATGGCATATTTAAAAGATTACTGTTTAGAAAATGGATTTTTATTAAGAAACAGTGTTAAGGGATTTACCTTAAGACCCTTAGTAGATGGAAAGCCTATAGATGATGATGAATATGAAAAGCTGGAGACTGAAGTAAAGAGAGAAATAGAGAGAAAGGCTGTAGAGGTTGAGTTAGAGGCGATTGAATGTGTAAAGAAGATCAAAGTATTAGAGAATGAAGCTAAAGACAAAATAATGGAATTAGATAATAAAATAGTTAAAGGTATAGTCTCTCCTCTTATTAGCCATATGAAAGATAAATATAGTGAATATAATAGGATAGGAAAATATCTTGGATTAGTACAGATGGATATTTTAAAAAATATCTATGAGCTTGATGGTGGGGAACAAGATGAAGAAATAGCTGCTCAGATTAGTATATTAAAAAAATACGAAGTAAATGTATTTGTAGATAATAGTAAAGAAATAGGAGCACCAGTAGTATTAGTAGATAATCCTAATTATAGTAATTTAGTAGGTAAAATTGAATATGAAAATGAACAGGGCACCTTAAAAACGGACTTTACTATGATAACACCTGGAGCTATTCATAAAGCTAATGGAGGTTATTTAATACTACAGGCAAATGATCTTCTTAGCAATGTTCAATCTTGGAATACTATAAAAAGAGTTTTAAAGACTAAAAAGCTTACTCTTGAAAGTTTAAAAAATCAACTAGGTCTTTTCGATATAGTGTCTTTAAAACCAGAAGATATACAAATGGATTTGAAAATAATAATAATAGGTAGTCCTCATATATATTATTTACTCTATAATTATGATGATGAATTTGAAAAGTATTTTAAGATAAAGGTAGACTTTGATTTGAATATGGATGCTAATTTAGGAAATCAAATGAGAATGGCAAAATTCGTATATGATTATTGTAATAAAACGAGCCTTAAAGAAATTAATCACAGGGGCGTGGCAAAGATACTAGAATATAGTCATAAAATCACTGGGAACCAAAGAAAGTTGACTACAGAGTTTGATAAACTTATAGAATTAATAATTGAAGCTAATACTTGGGCAGAATACGAAGGTGACGAATATATTAGTTCTAAACACGTAAAAAGGGCATTTGAAGAAAAATCTTATAGAAATGGAAAAATAGAGGAAAGAGCTAGTGAAATGTATACTCTAGGAAGAATATTAATAGATACGAAGGGTAAAAAGATAGGTAAAATAAATGGGTTATCAGTTATTGATCTAGGAGACCATTCCTTTGGAAAGCCATCGGTAATAACAGTAACTACTTATTCTGGCAGCTACGGAGTTATAAACATAGAGCGAGAAGCGGATATGAGTGGAAACATACACAATAAAGGAATTATGATTCTAGAAGGATATTTAAATGAAAAATTTGGAAAATATGACCCGTTAGAGGTCACTGCAAAAGTATGCTTTGAACAAAATTATGGAGGTATAGATGGAGATAGTGCATCGAGTACTGAATTATATGCCATATTGTCTAGCTTAGGCAGAATTCCATTAAAACAACATATTGCTGTGACAGGTTCTATAAACCAAAAGGGGGAGATACAACCTGTTGGAGGAGTAACGCAGAAGATTGAAGGGTTCTTTAGTTTGTGTAAGGAACATGGCTTAACAGGGGAACATGGAGTTATAATTCCAGAACAAAATATAATAGATCTCGTATTAGATGATGAAGTGATAAAAGCAACAAAAAATGGGTTATTTCATATATATCCAATAAAAACCATAGAAGAAGGTATGGAAATATTATCAGATATGAGCTTTCAACAAGTTGTTAAAGAAGTGAAAAGTAATCTGACAAATTATAAGAGAAAGAAAAAAAATAATAATAGAGTTGGAAACAGATAAGATTATATGGGACGGTTATTTAAGATAACCGTCCCTAAAATTATAGGTTTTTCTTTACTACAAGCACATTAGAACGCTATATTTATATGGTTTTAACATAATTATATGAAATAATGTTTATATTATTTAAGTAGAGGGAATTTTACATTATATGAAAAGTAAAAAATAGATTATATACTAGGGGGTTAAAAAAATAATGAACAATGTACATGAATTAACTTTCTTAAAAGAAAAGATTGAAGGGCTAAAGGCAGATGGAGTTTACAGAAAGTTACCCATATTAGAAGGTGCCAATGAATCAGAAGTAATATTAAATGGAAAAAAGGTTATAAACCTATCTTCTAATAATTACTTAGGCTTTGCAAATCACCCAAGATTAAAAAGAGCTGCCATAGAAGCTGTAGAGAAATATGGAGTAGGAGCAGGAGCAGTAAGAACTATAGTTGGGAATATGGATATCCATGAAAAAATGGAGACATTACTTGCTAAGTTTAAAAGAGAAGAAGCCGTAATGTCATTCCAATCAGGTTTTAATTGTAATGCAGGAACTATCCAAGCTATAGCCGAAAAGGGAGATTTAATCATTTCAGATGAATTGAATCATGCAAGTATTATAGACGGTGCTAGACTAAGTCGTGCTGATAAGACCATATATAAGCACAATGATATGGATAGTTTAGAGGAAGTACTTAAATTAAAAAGAGACAAGTATAGAAACTTACTTATTATTACAGATGGTGTATTTAGTATGGATGGAGATATAGCAAATCTTCCAGATATAGCTAACTTAGCAGAAAAATATAGTGCCATGACCTATGTGGATGATGCCCATGGTTCTGGAGTATTAGGTGAAAGTGGTAGAGGTACAGTAGATCACTTTAACCTACATGGAAGAATTGATTTTAGTATAGGAACTCTATCTAAAGCAATAGGAGTAATCGGTGGATATGTGGCAGGTAGCAAAACTATGCAAGATTGGTTAAGTCATAGGGGAAGACCACTATTATTTAGTACATCCCTACCTCCAGCGGCAGTAGGGTCTATAATTGAAGCTGTAAAAATCCTTATGGAAACTACAGAATATACGGATCGGTTATGGGATAATGCTAAATACTTTAAAGAAAAATTAGGGAAGTTAGGTTTTGATACGGGTAATAGTCAAACTCCCATAACTCCAGTTATAATTGGGGATGAAGCTAAGACTATGGAGTTTTCTAAAAAGCTATTTGAAAAGGGAGTATTCGTATCTGGTATAGTATTCCCAACAGTACCAAAGGGAACTGGAAGAGTTAGATGTATGGTAACAGCAGCCCATACTAAAGAACAATTGGATAGGGCAGTAGATGCTTTTGAAAAAGTAGGAAAAGAAATGAATATATTAAAATAAGAAGTAAATGAGTAGGGTAACCTACTCATTTCAGATTGTAGAGACAGTCTACAATCTGATAGACTTTTGACAAATTTCAAGTTCGAGGCGTGCTGAAAGCGAGAGACCGCAGCGTATATACACATACGTAAGGGTTCTTGGTTGAAGTAACAACGAAGAAATTGGGGTTTGTCAATAGTCTAAAAGGAGTAGGGAAAATTCCCTACTCCTTTATCATTCCATATAATAACATGTTAAAAAGATATTCTAAATCATTGTCTTCTATATGTCCTTTAGGTTTAATATATTTATTACCCATATGAAATCTAATGGCCCCAATGAAGGTATTAGTAGCTACACGTGGGCAAATATCTTTGAAGATATTTTCTTTCAAACCATCTTCGAATATTTTAAGGACTAATTCTATATCCTTATTTTCATATTCCGTTAATGTATCAAACATGGACATACCATTAGAACGCATATCCTTCATAAGAGCAAAAACTACAGAACCATACTTGCTTGTAAGTTCATCTGAAACATAAAGGTATTTTTTTAATTTGTCTAAGGGTGTTTTTTCATCATCTATAGCTTTCTTAATATAAGTTTGATAGAGTTCAAATACATATTTAATAGACTCCATATAAAGTTGCTCTTTATTTCTAAAGTATTGGTATATGGTGCCTTTTCCTACTTTTGCATGATTTGAAATATCTATTACCTTGGTTTTGTGAAATCCATCCCGTGAAAAAAGCTCTATGGCTGAATTCATTATTGCATCTCTTTTTAAGTTTAATTTCTTCATATAACCCTCCCTTAATTTGAAACTGTTTTTCTTCTAAAGAGGATTCTCTTTATCTTTATATATAAGTCGTCAAATAGAGTATATACAACTGGGATAAATACAAGTGTCAACAGGGTTGATAAAGTTAAACCGCAAACTACCACTGTAGCCATAGGAGCTTGAGTTTGAGCACCTTCTCCTATTCCTAAAGCTAGGGGAACTAATCCTAGTACTGTAGTTAGGGTAGTCATAAGTATAGGTCTAAACCTTGTGTTACCAGCTTGTATTATGGCATCTTTTCTATTCATATCCCTATCACGTAATTGATTAATATAGTCTACTAAAACTATGGCATTGTTAACTACTATACCAGCTAACATTATGATTCCTATAAAGGCTGGTACTGATAGGGGTCTATTTGTAACAAAGAGACCGATAAAACTACCGGATAAAGCAAATGGAACTGATAGCATAACGGTGAATGGATGTAGCAATGATTCGAACTGAGATGCTAAAATCATGTATATTAACACTATAGATAAAAGTAAAGCTAAAAATAAACTTTTAAAAGCTTCTGCTCTATCTTGTTCTTCACCAGTGAATTCATATCTATAGCCAGATGGGAAGTTATAACTATTTAATTTTTCCTGAATGTCTTTAGTTACAGACTTTAGGTCACGACCCTTTAGCTGAGAAGATACGGTTACAGTTCTAATTTGATTAACTCTCTTTATTTGAGTAGGAGCATTAGAATACTCTAAGTGGGCTATTTGCCCAATAGGTACATTTTCTCCATTTGGTGATGCTATAAGTATTTGTTTCATATTTTCAATGGATGATTTAAATGTATCATTGATGTATAAGTTAATGTCTATTTCTTCACCATTTGATTTAAAGGTAGTAGCCTTTAGACCATCTATGGAACCCTTTAGGGTGTTAGCTAATTGAGATGCGGTGATACCATAAAATGATGCCCTTTTTCTATCAATTACTAATCTAACTTCAGGTTCACCATCTTCTGTATCTAATTTAACATCGGATGTTCCAGGAACGGTTTTAACTATATGTTCTACCTCATCACCAATAGTTCTTAAGACATTTAGATCATCACCCTTGATTTTTAATTCTATAGGATATGAAGCAGGTCCACCACCATTCATGGAAGATGATTCTGTTACGGTGATTTTAGCTCCTGCAATGTTTGATAATTTCTTTCTAATGTCATATACTACGTCTTTAGTTTCTCTTTCTCTATCCTTGGAATCCACCAGTTTTACAGATATGGTAGATTTATTAGAAGAACTAAAGGCCATGTTGGCACTACCTGCAACGGTAGATGTGATAATATCTTTTTCTGGAATGTCATCTACTATGTCCTCAACATGTGTAACTATGCTATCTGCTTCTTCTAATGTGGTTCCAAAAGGAAGTTCTATTTCTATAGACAGGGAACCTTCATCCTCTTTAGGGAAGAATTCTCCACCTACCATTCCAACTAGGAAAAGAGAACCTACTAATATAATAACACCAGATACTACTATGGTTTTTCTATGATTTAGGGCAAAATTCAATACTTTGTTATAAATTTTTAATAGTTTATCTATTATCTTAGTAAAAAGATCTAATAAATGGCCTATAGATATACCAGTATGTTTCCTTTTCTTCACTTCTCCAACCTTTAATATTTTAGAGCTAAGCATTGGTACTACTGTTAGTGATATTGCTAAGGATGCTAAAAGTGAAAAAGTTACAGTAAAAGATAATTGTTTAAATAATATGGAAGTAAAGCCTTTTACAAATACTATTGGTAGAAAAACTGCTATGGTAGTAGCTGTGGAAGCAAATACTGCCATGGCAACTTCCTTAGCACCTACAATGGCTGAATCTACCCTAGAAAGACCTTCCTCTCTCTTTCGATAAATACTTTCTAGTACAACAATTGAGTTATCCACCAGCATACCTATACCTAGAGCTAAACCACCTAATGAAATTAAGTTTATACTCAAATCTCCAAAATACATTAAAGCAAAGGTAGATATGATAGATACGGGTATGGATATGCCTATTACGAAAGTAGATCGTAGATTTCTTAAGAATAAAAATAGTACTATTACAGCTAAAAATCCACCTGCTAGAGCTGTCTTAGATACATTTTCTATGGATTTATTAATAAATTCCGACTGGTCCATTCCGACTGTAATGTTTAAATTAGGATAAGTATTTCGTACATTTGATACGGTTTGTAATACTTTCTTTGCAACCTGTACTGTATTTGCGGTAGATTGTTTTTTTATACTGACTCCTATGGATGTCTTATTGTTTACTCTTGTTATACTTTCCTTATCTTTATATCCTAAGTTTATATAGGCTATATCAGAAAGTAATATATTTTCTCCATTTTTTAATATAATAGGAATATCCCTTATATTATCTACAGATTGAAATTCTCCTGTAGTTCTTGCGATAAGTTCCTTTTCACCTTTTTTTACCTTACCACCAGGCAAGTTTAAATTTTCAGCCATCAATATATTTCTTATGTCATTTAAGGTTAATCCAAAACCTGATAACTTTTCTTGATCTATTATTATTTTTATTTCCTTTTCGACTTTTCCGCTTAAATCAACAGAAGCTACCCCATCTATTCTTTCAAAGTGTGATACGATTTCATCTTCAACGAGGGTTTGAAGCTTGCTGATTTCCATATCTGCATTAATTCCCATTTCAATAATTGGTTGAGAGTTTGGATCGATCTTTAATACTAAAGGAGTAGATGCCTCGTCTGGTAGGGCGCCCTTTATTAAATCAACCTTTTCTCTCATCTCAAGAGCCGCCATATCCATATCTGTGTTATATTCAAACTCAGCCACTACTAAGGAATTTCCTTCCTTTGTATAGGAGGATACTTCTTTTAAGTTGCTTACAGTAGCTACAGACTGTTCTACAGGCTTAGTAATTAATGTTTCTATTTCTTCTGGCCCAACACCTTGATAATCTATGGATACTATGGCAACGGGAATCTCCATATCCGGATATAAGTCTACAGGAAGCATTGTCAAAGAAACGCTACCTAATAAGATGGCTATAAACATGAACATTAGTGTGGTAACAGGTCTTTTAACACTTATTTTAGATAAATTCATAAAACCCCACCCCTATTTAATAACTTTCACTTGATTTCCATCTTCTAGATAGTTTTGCCCTTTAATAACTACTTCTTCATTTTCGCTAAGACCATTAAGAACCTCAACTAAAGTACCATTATCTAATCCAACCTCTATATTTTTCATATAAGCTGTACTATCCTTAATTACAAATACCACAGGTTCTCCATCTTTTATAACTACAGCTTGAGATGGAATGGTTAAAATATTTTCTTTTTTATCAGAAGATACAACTATTTCTGCAAACATACCTGGTTTTACTAATGAATCCTTGTTTTCTATTGTAATCTGAATAGGATAAGTTAAATTATCCTTGCTTGGAGCAGGTGATATGGCATTTATAGTTCCTTTAAAGGGTTTAGTATCTACTGATTTAATGAATACGTCAACTAAATCTCCCTTATGTAGCTTGTTAACTAAATATCCTGACACGGAAGTTTCTACTTTAACAGGATCTATATTTGATATGGAAACTACAGGTACGGAAGGAGATATACTTTCACCCTTACTAACATTAACAGCCGTAATAAAACCTGATATGGGAGCTGTAATGTTAGAATCTGAATAAGAATTTTGGACTTTTGTTAAAGTAGCTTGGCTTTGAAGAAGTTTAGCCTTAGCTAGTTCTAAATTTGTATCAGAGGCTTCTAGTTCAGCCTGCTCTAATTCCCTCTTAGACAGGGCACCTTGAGAATACAATTCTTCCATACGTCTATAATTAGCTTTGGCCACCTTTATTTTTTCTAAGGTGTTGTTATAACTAGCTAAAGCCATACTATAGGAAGCTTGAGCTTCTTCTAAGGATGTTTTAAAATCTGTTTTCTCTAAAGAAATTAATATATTTCCTTCTTTTACAAAATCCCCAATTTCCACATTTACATTTTGTACTGTGCCACTTACTTTAGATGAAATATCCGCTTCGTCTATGGCACTGATTTTTCCCGATAAAGCTGTTTGCAATGTGAAACTATTGAGAGCTGCCAAACTGGTCTCCACATTAATTGGAGCCTCAGATGTGGCATTTGCGGTTTTTTCCTTAGAACAACCTACCATTGAGAGGGAGAGGATAAAAACCATAATTAAAATTAAATACCTTTTCTTCATAAAATACCCCCATTTCTAAAACTGACCAGCTGGTCAGAAATGCTTACATAAATATTATATATTTCTAAATCCTCTATAGCAAGAAAATAATATAGTTTAAGCTGTACTATTTTAAGGTATTATTAAATAGAGGTGATTGTTAATGATAATAGGAAGTTGCCATATGGAACTTTTCATATATGAAGTAAATTCATTGAAAGAAAAAAGACAAATACTAAAGAGTATAATAGGAAGGGTTCAATCAAGATTTAATGTGTCTATAGGAGAAGTTGGTTTAAATGATGTATGGAGAAGGGCAGAAGTAGGAGTAGCTTGTGTTAGTACTAATACAAAGCATGCTCTACAGATGATAGATAAAATAGTTGAGTTTATACAAAGAGATGGGAGAATAGAAATTATTAGTTGTAATAAGGAAATACTATAGATATATCTAAAGAAAGGACGATAATATAATGAAGAAAAAATTATCTAAAAAAGATATAAACGTTGTCTTAAATAAACTAGAAAAATTATATCCCCATGCAGAATGTGAACTTGCTTATAATTCACCCTTTGAACTATTAATATCCACTATACTTGCTGCTCAATGTACAGATGTGAGGGTTAATAAGGTTACTAGTGAATTGTATAAGGAATATAATACTCCTGAGAAAATATTAGAATTAAGTCAAGAAGAACTTGAAAATAAAATAAGAAGTTGTGGATTTTATTCCACAAAGTCTAAAAATATATTGGCAACATGCAAGATATTAATAGAAAACTATGATGGAGTAGTGCCTGATACGAGGGAAGAGCTTATGAAGTTGCCAGGAGTGGGAAGAAAAACTGCCAATGTGGTAATCAGTAATGCTTATGGTAAACCAGCCATGGCAGTAGATACCCATGTGTTTAGAGTATCTAATAGAATAGGTCTAGTTAATGGGAAAAATGTAGATGAGACAGAACAGCAGCTTATGAAAAATATACCTAAAAATCTTTGGACAGATACCCATCATAGAATAATTTTTTTAGGACGAAGAATATGTAAAGCTAGAAAACCCATATGTGAGGAATGTCCTATAAATGAAGAGTGTCTTTACTATAAAGGAAAAGTTATGTGATTATGTATCTTCGTAAGGTTAGTCGTTAATCGTCATTCGTATTTGGTTTTAACGAATAACGATTAACGTCTAACCAGTGATCTAAATTCAATAAACTCTGGATACTTGCAAGGGAATATGAATGAAAAATTTTTAGAAGGTGGAGCATCAGAACATCCTATGCTGCAAACAATTGTGAACCTTCTACCCTAATTATAAGATTTACACTATTTAGTCTGATAGTGACTTACCTTATAAAATATTTTTTATTTATATGACCGAAGTAAGTTTATATACATTTTGTTTGGAAGTAGTGTATCTATATATAATTTTATTTGACAAAATTAAACAAATTTTCCTTTTAAAATATTGTCTGTACGATGCCTATTAGCAAAAAGAAAGAAGGAAATTGTAAGATTATGAAGAATATATCTTAAGTATATTTAGCGATTGAGGTGTATGAGTAATGGTAGAAGCAGTTAAAGGAAATATAAATCCCCACGAAGTGGTCTTTGCATTAGATATAGGGACTAAGAGTGTAGTAGGTATTGTAGGGCGAAAGACAGATGAGGAATTTGAAATAATAGATTATGATATATTAAAACACCCATCAAGGGCCATGTATGATGGTCAAATCCATGATGTAGAAAAGGTGGCAAAAACTTGTGAGAAAGTAAAGGGAAACCTTGAAGAGAGATTAGGGTTTAAATTAAAATATGTATCCATAGCTGCAGCTGGTAGAGCCTTAAAAACTTATAAGGTTAAGGTGGAAAAGGAAATAGATTTTCTAGCTAAAATAGATAAATCAATTGTAGGATCAATGGAAATTGAAGGTGTGCAAAGGGCACAAGAAACTTTAGATTCTGAAAATAAAGATAAGTCATTGAAGTATTATTGTGTAGGGCATACAGTTGTAAACTATTATTTAGATGATAATATAATGACATCCTTAATTGATCACAAGGGAAATAAAATAAGTGCTGAAATAATAGCTACTTTCTTACCGTATGTAGTTGTAGATAGTTTATATACGGTAATGAATAAAATAGATCTTGAAGTTAAAAGTCTAACCCTAGAGCCTATAGCTGCCATGAATGCAGCCATACCAGAAAAATTGAGATTATTAAACATTGCCTTAGTAGATATAGGTGCTGGCACATCAGATATTGCCCTTACTAAAGATGGAAATGTGGTAGCCTATGCCATGGCTTCTGTGGCAGGAGATGAAATAACAGAAATCTTAGCTAAGGAATTTTTACTAGATTTTAATATGGCAGAAGAACTAAAAATCCAATTAAATAAAAAGAATATGCATACATTTTTGGATATAGTTGGTATTGAATATACTTTAACTACAGAAGAAATACTAGAACGAATAAAAGGCAGTATAGAAAATTTAGCAGATAATATTGCTGAGAATATATTAAAGTACAATAAGAAAGCTCCTAGTGCAGTGTTTTGCATAGGTGGAGGAAGTCAAATCCCCTTATTAACAGAGTTTTTAGCACAAAAATTAGATATAAGACCTGAGAGGGTAGTTGTTAGAGGAACTGAAATTCTTCATAATGTGAAAGTCAATTATGAGGAATTAGGAGGACCAGAGTTTATAACACCAATAGGTATAGGAACTATAGGACACAGTATTCAAAAGGACTTAATTAAGATAACTTTTAATAACAACCTATTTGAAATGTTTAAGACTAAAACTATGAAAGTATCAGATGTACTTATAAAAGCAGGTTTTTCTCCAAACAAGCTAATAAGCAAGAGGGGAAAATCTATGGAAGTATTTTTGGGTGACGAAAAGCATATTATAAGTGGTCAGATTGGAGAAAGTGCTAAAATTTATTTAAACGGTGAAGAGGTAGGCATAGACGCAGCCGTATCAGATAAAGATACTCTTGTAGTAAAAGAAGCTTTACCAGGGAAAGATGGTACTAGCACCTTAATGGATTTTATTCATAAACTAGAGGTAGATGGTGAGAAAATAAAAGGCATTAGAGTAAATAATGAAAAATGTGAATTATCCTATGTGCTGGGGAATAAAGACAGAATAAATATAGAGTTCTTTGAGGATTCCATCATAAAAGAACCTATTCAAAGGGATAAGGGAAGTTCTCTTAAAAAAAAAATTACAAAAGTATATGTGAATAATGAGGAAATACATATAAAAAAAGAGAAAAGTCCCATCTTTATAGATATATTTGATTATATAGATTTTGATAGAAGCAGAGTAAAGGGAAAATTAATAATGAAAGTAAATGATGAAAAAGGAAGTTTTACAGATGTGCTAAATGAAAATGATCATATAGAAATATATTGGGAATAATATGGTGAAATTTGTTTTCAAAAGAAAAAGGAGAGAATAGAATTCTCTCCTAAATTAAAGGGGGAAAATAGTTTTTGGACTGTTTGTCCAATACATTATATGTATGTACTAGGAATGTGTTACTGTTTTTACTTGTGATGTTAAATATAATTGGACGTCATATATTGAGAAAAGGGTGGGATTATTTAAGGAATTAGTAATATAATAA
This is a stretch of genomic DNA from Anaeromicrobium sediminis. It encodes these proteins:
- a CDS encoding DUF503 domain-containing protein; translation: MIIGSCHMELFIYEVNSLKEKRQILKSIIGRVQSRFNVSIGEVGLNDVWRRAEVGVACVSTNTKHALQMIDKIVEFIQRDGRIEIISCNKEIL
- the nth gene encoding endonuclease III, with amino-acid sequence MKKKLSKKDINVVLNKLEKLYPHAECELAYNSPFELLISTILAAQCTDVRVNKVTSELYKEYNTPEKILELSQEELENKIRSCGFYSTKSKNILATCKILIENYDGVVPDTREELMKLPGVGRKTANVVISNAYGKPAMAVDTHVFRVSNRIGLVNGKNVDETEQQLMKNIPKNLWTDTHHRIIFLGRRICKARKPICEECPINEECLYYKGKVM
- a CDS encoding glycine C-acetyltransferase is translated as MNNVHELTFLKEKIEGLKADGVYRKLPILEGANESEVILNGKKVINLSSNNYLGFANHPRLKRAAIEAVEKYGVGAGAVRTIVGNMDIHEKMETLLAKFKREEAVMSFQSGFNCNAGTIQAIAEKGDLIISDELNHASIIDGARLSRADKTIYKHNDMDSLEEVLKLKRDKYRNLLIITDGVFSMDGDIANLPDIANLAEKYSAMTYVDDAHGSGVLGESGRGTVDHFNLHGRIDFSIGTLSKAIGVIGGYVAGSKTMQDWLSHRGRPLLFSTSLPPAAVGSIIEAVKILMETTEYTDRLWDNAKYFKEKLGKLGFDTGNSQTPITPVIIGDEAKTMEFSKKLFEKGVFVSGIVFPTVPKGTGRVRCMVTAAHTKEQLDRAVDAFEKVGKEMNILK
- a CDS encoding Lon protease family protein; protein product: MGYKELSYNKLKKTYNPEHFQYSKIGNLDIDLDIIGQERVVRAMEFGLKVRNPKYNIFVMGNVGTGRKTYVEKIVKSYAKTENVADDWCYVYNFEDPFSPMSISMPPGMGNMFKDDMRELLDDIIEKINRAFSKGEYEKEKTEIIKVYQNKGDTLMAYLKDYCLENGFLLRNSVKGFTLRPLVDGKPIDDDEYEKLETEVKREIERKAVEVELEAIECVKKIKVLENEAKDKIMELDNKIVKGIVSPLISHMKDKYSEYNRIGKYLGLVQMDILKNIYELDGGEQDEEIAAQISILKKYEVNVFVDNSKEIGAPVVLVDNPNYSNLVGKIEYENEQGTLKTDFTMITPGAIHKANGGYLILQANDLLSNVQSWNTIKRVLKTKKLTLESLKNQLGLFDIVSLKPEDIQMDLKIIIIGSPHIYYLLYNYDDEFEKYFKIKVDFDLNMDANLGNQMRMAKFVYDYCNKTSLKEINHRGVAKILEYSHKITGNQRKLTTEFDKLIELIIEANTWAEYEGDEYISSKHVKRAFEEKSYRNGKIEERASEMYTLGRILIDTKGKKIGKINGLSVIDLGDHSFGKPSVITVTTYSGSYGVINIEREADMSGNIHNKGIMILEGYLNEKFGKYDPLEVTAKVCFEQNYGGIDGDSASSTELYAILSSLGRIPLKQHIAVTGSINQKGEIQPVGGVTQKIEGFFSLCKEHGLTGEHGVIIPEQNIIDLVLDDEVIKATKNGLFHIYPIKTIEEGMEILSDMSFQQVVKEVKSNLTNYKRKKKNNNRVGNR
- a CDS encoding TetR/AcrR family transcriptional regulator, whose amino-acid sequence is MKKLNLKRDAIMNSAIELFSRDGFHKTKVIDISNHAKVGKGTIYQYFRNKEQLYMESIKYVFELYQTYIKKAIDDEKTPLDKLKKYLYVSDELTSKYGSVVFALMKDMRSNGMSMFDTLTEYENKDIELVLKIFEDGLKENIFKDICPRVATNTFIGAIRFHMGNKYIKPKGHIEDNDLEYLFNMLLYGMIKE
- a CDS encoding efflux RND transporter permease subunit, which gives rise to MNLSKISVKRPVTTLMFMFIAILLGSVSLTMLPVDLYPDMEIPVAIVSIDYQGVGPEEIETLITKPVEQSVATVSNLKEVSSYTKEGNSLVVAEFEYNTDMDMAALEMREKVDLIKGALPDEASTPLVLKIDPNSQPIIEMGINADMEISKLQTLVEDEIVSHFERIDGVASVDLSGKVEKEIKIIIDQEKLSGFGLTLNDIRNILMAENLNLPGGKVKKGEKELIARTTGEFQSVDNIRDIPIILKNGENILLSDIAYINLGYKDKESITRVNNKTSIGVSIKKQSTANTVQVAKKVLQTVSNVRNTYPNLNITVGMDQSEFINKSIENVSKTALAGGFLAVIVLFLFLRNLRSTFVIGISIPVSIISTFALMYFGDLSINLISLGGLALGIGMLVDNSIVVLESIYRKREEGLSRVDSAIVGAKEVAMAVFASTATTIAVFLPIVFVKGFTSILFKQLSFTVTFSLLASLAISLTVVPMLSSKILKVGEVKKRKHTGISIGHLLDLFTKIIDKLLKIYNKVLNFALNHRKTIVVSGVIILVGSLFLVGMVGGEFFPKEDEGSLSIEIELPFGTTLEEADSIVTHVEDIVDDIPEKDIITSTVAGSANMAFSSSNKSTISVKLVDSKDRERETKDVVYDIRKKLSNIAGAKITVTESSSMNGGGPASYPIELKIKGDDLNVLRTIGDEVEHIVKTVPGTSDVKLDTEDGEPEVRLVIDRKRASFYGITASQLANTLKGSIDGLKATTFKSNGEEIDINLYINDTFKSSIENMKQILIASPNGENVPIGQIAHLEYSNAPTQIKRVNQIRTVTVSSQLKGRDLKSVTKDIQEKLNSYNFPSGYRYEFTGEEQDRAEAFKSLFLALLLSIVLIYMILASQFESLLHPFTVMLSVPFALSGSFIGLFVTNRPLSVPAFIGIIMLAGIVVNNAIVLVDYINQLRDRDMNRKDAIIQAGNTRFRPILMTTLTTVLGLVPLALGIGEGAQTQAPMATVVVCGLTLSTLLTLVFIPVVYTLFDDLYIKIKRILFRRKTVSN
- a CDS encoding efflux RND transporter periplasmic adaptor subunit produces the protein MKKRYLILIMVFILSLSMVGCSKEKTANATSEAPINVETSLAALNSFTLQTALSGKISAIDEADISSKVSGTVQNVNVEIGDFVKEGNILISLEKTDFKTSLEEAQASYSMALASYNNTLEKIKVAKANYRRMEELYSQGALSKRELEQAELEASDTNLELAKAKLLQSQATLTKVQNSYSDSNITAPISGFITAVNVSKGESISPSVPVVSISNIDPVKVETSVSGYLVNKLHKGDLVDVFIKSVDTKPFKGTINAISPAPSKDNLTYPIQITIENKDSLVKPGMFAEIVVSSDKKENILTIPSQAVVIKDGEPVVFVIKDSTAYMKNIEVGLDNGTLVEVLNGLSENEEVVIKGQNYLEDGNQVKVIK